CCGTGGACTGCTGCGGATCGACATCCACCACGAGCACACGATGCCGGCGCGACAACGCCGCCGCGAGCTGCATCGTGACCGTCGTCTTGCCCATCCCGCCTTTCTGGTTCGCGAGCGAAATGATCTTCAACTCAGACATCAGCATCACCCTTCTTGCGTATTTAAACTGGGTATTGACACAAGTAAACGTCTTAGTCGTACACTTGGCAAGAAGGATCTGCGAATCTCCAGTGCGGTAAGGCAAACTAAGGGGGTGAAGGTCGACGTGAACAATCTCGACGGCAAGACGATGACGTGGCACTCAGCCACGCAGCCCGTCGGGTCCGCGCTGCGCATAGCCCCCGCATTCGTAGCCTCCACCACCGATGAAGACACCGGTGTGGAGACCACAATCGAGGCGCACTATAACGCCAACGAGGGCCGCTACATCGTCACCGCGATCATCAACCGGGCAGTCCGGGACGACTTCGATCAGCAAGCACTGCGGCGAACGGCATCCGTCGCGATCCTGCAGGCTGCCATTCCTCACTGCATTGCTGTGCGGCTCACGGACGAGCCGGGTGACACGTGGACGTCCATTGCGGACCTCACCTCCGCGGAGGGTCGGATCATCCCGTCGTGGATGGCGGCTGCCGCGGTGAAACGCGGGATGAAAGACGAGCGGATGGAAGTCATCGAGATCCTCTACGGCGCAGCCGCACTCTCCGGCACACCACCCGTCCGTGCCGTGCAGGTCGAACTCGACATCCCCCACCGCACCGCCTCTGACTGGATCAAGAAGGCCCGCGACGCGGGACGCCTGGAGGGCATGACGTACAACGTCGGCCGCCAGGCAGATGGCTAACCCACAACTCACCGACACAGAACTCACGCCGGCCGCTGCCCTCACCCCGCTGTTCTACTCTGAAGAGGAAGCAGCGCTGCTCCTCGGCATACACCGCACGACCCTGCGCCACCTCGCCGTCGACGGCAAAGCACCCGTCCCGCCCGTGCACATCACCGAGCACAAGCGCATTTACCGACGCATCGACGTCGAACGCCTCGCGGGGGTGGCGACGTGAGCGTCGAGACGCGAAAGACGAGCGCGGGCAAGACGAGATACCTCGCCCGCGTCAAGGTCGGGAATGTCCAGGTTGCCACCAAGACGTTCCACCGGAAGAGCGATGCCGAGGCATGGGAGCGAGAGCAGAAGCACCTGCTGACCACTGGTCGCCCCCTTCCTCCGACCAAGTCGATCAGTCTGGGTGAACTGGTGGTGATGTTCCAGCGCGCACGAGAAAGCGGGAACCCGCACACCATAGACACGGACAATCACAACCTTGCCGCGCTGTCGAAGCGACTCCTTGTCCGACCCCTGTCGTCGATCCAGTCCGATGACGTCCGTGAGCATCTGATCGCCGAGTTGCAATCCGGGAAGGCTCCGGCAACCGTCGCGCGGGCACGGACGACACTCAGCGCCCTGTTCACGTACGCGGCCGAGCACGATCTGCTTCGCCAGCCGCATCCAGTCAGAACAATGAGGAAGATCCCCGAGCTCGGCATGGCGGCGCAGCGAACACTCAGCCTCAGCGAGATCCCCACTGCTCAACAGGTCACCGTGACTCTGGCGGCGCTCCGGGAACGGCGCTCCGACATTGCCGACGTGTTCGAGTTCATGTCCCTGACCGGGATCCGGTGGGGCGAGGCGCGAGCCGCGCGCGTGAGTTGGCTAAGCAAGCATGGACTGGAACAGCTCGACGTGGGACGTTCACACTCAGATGGATACTCGGAAAAGAGCCCCAAGTCCTGGCGTGGCACGAGATCGATACCGCTTTCGCCTCGCGCGGTAGAGATCTTCCGCGCCCACGCCGCCGGAAAATCATCCGGCAGCTACGTCTTCACCAACCGGCTCGGAGGACAGTTGTCCGCGAACCTTGTTCGCAAGTTCCCGCTCGGGTTCCGTCGACACGCGCTTCGACACTTCGCAGCATCGACGTGGTTGAGATTGGGCACGCCAGTCAACGAGGTGGCCGAGTATCTCGGAGATGAGGCCCGGACGGTTCTTACGACGTACGCGCACATCCTGGGCGAAGGCCAACGCCGGGATTTCGTCAACAGATTGGCCAATGCAGAGAGCAGATCTCAGAATCGCGTACACTCCACGTACACTTGGAGCCCAGATTCGTCCCAAGCGAGCGATCTGAGCGATCGGCCGGGCTTCGGAATCTAGCCCCTGACCAGGACTTTTATGGCGGAGACGGAGGGATTTGAACCCTCGGTCCCCTTGCGAGGACTCCACCTTAGCAGGGTGGTGCACTAGGCCGAACTATGCGACGTCTCCAGGCATCCGGCTCGAAAGAGCGTGGATGCGCGTTGTAATCATAACGGTTCCGCAGGGCAGTCACGAATCGAGATCAGCCGCCGCTGGAATCCCTCGCGACGAGTTCGGGCTGGAAGCGCACCCGCCGCTCATGGTCGACTCCGTCGAGTTCCTTCAGTAGCAGGTCGACCCCGGTCCAGCCCAGCAGTCGCGCGGGCTGGCGCACGGAGCTGAGCGGCACGACGGTGGCCGAGGCGAAGTCGATGTCGTCGTATCCGACCATCGCGATGTCCTCGGGAACGCGGATGCCGGAGCCGAAACTGAACGCCTGCAGCAATCCGACCGCGAGCAGGTCGTTGGCCGCGAAAACAGCATCCGGTCGATCTCCGACCGCACGTGCCGCGAGCAGCTCCCCCGCGGCCCGCCCCTGCAGCACTGTCATCGACGACTGCTCGATGATCTCGAGCGTCGCGCCGGAGGGCGCTGCCACGGCAGCCTCCGCTCCGCGCAGACGATCCGCGACCTGCTGCACGCTGCGCGGACCGCACACGAACGCGATCCGCCGTCGCCCGCCGTCGAGCAGGTGCTGCACGGCGAGCCGTCCGCCCTCGACGTCATCGACCGACACCGACGGAAAGGCCTCGGCATCGACCTCCCAGTCGACCAGGACCACCGGCATCCCGCCCGCGGCGAAGCGCTGCACCGACGCGAGGTCGTCGGATGCCGGCGTGAGCAGCACACCATTCACCCGCTGCTCCTGGAACAGCGCGAGATGCGCGTCCTGCCGATGGACGTTCTCATCGCTGTTGCCGAGCAGCACCGTCATCCCGGCCTCCGCCGCCCGATCCTCCGCACCGCGCGCGACCTCGGCGAAGAAGGGGTTGCCGATGTCGGGCACCACCAGTCCGATGCTGCGGCTGCGCCCGGCCCTCAACTGGCGGGCGGCGTCGTTGCGAACGAAGCCGAGCTCGCGGATCGCGTTCTGCACGCGCGCCACTGTCTGCACGGAGACCCTTTCGGGTCGGTTGAGCACGTTCGACACGGTTCCGACCGACACCCCGGCCGCAGCCGCGACATCCTTGACGCCAACTGCCATGCAGTTCCCCTCCCACTGCCGCCCGCGAAGGGCGTGCGTTCCACCTTCTCATCCCGAGCGGGTCTCACCCGGAAACGACGTCACCTCTCATTGCAGAATGACGTCGGCCTCGTCGAAGAACTGGTTCACCGCATCATCGACGGACACGGTTCCGAGGCCGATCTCGCGACCGAGGTCCCAGAACTTCTGCTCCAGGGATCCGTATCCGACGACCGGCACGGGCGGCGCCTCGCCGACGCGATCCGCGACGGAGGCGATGTAGTCGGCGACCTGCTTGTCGATGCCTTCCAGCGTGGTGCCGGCCAGCTTGCTCGACGAGGCGGGGAAGCCCAGGGTGGTGCCGAAGATGCGCCCGGCGTCCTCGCTGTTGACGATGAAGTCCAGGAACGTCGCGGCGGCTTCCGGATGCTTGGTGTTGGGCGCGAGCGCGATCTGCAGACCGCCCTGCTGGTAGAGGTCCTTCGACCCTTCGACCGCTGTGGGCGGTGCCACGATCGACATCGCCTTCGCGCCGGAGTCGGCGAGGTAGCCGCCGAGGAAGTTGCTCCAGCTCATCTCGCTCGCGGTCAGCTGACCGCCCAGGCCCGACTTCGGGCTGATCTCCTCGAGCCGCTGCTGGGGGACGGTGACGCCGTCGCGCAGTTCGGCGCCGCTGGACCAGTAGTCCTTCAGCTCGTCCTTCGTGAAGCCGAGCTTGCCGTCTGCGGTGTAGAGGTTCTCGCCTTCGGCGCGCAGCACGAGCTCGAAGCCCTGGATGCGCTGCGTGTAGTCGGTGCCGCCGAAGACCTTGCCGTCGGATGCCTCAGTGAAATCCGCCATCCAGGTGTTGAAGTCCTCGGGGCTGGAGCCGGCCTCGGGCGCCTGAATGCCGTATTCGGCCAGCAGATCCTCGTTCACGAAGTTCGCCCACATGCTGTAGCCGGTCGGCAGGGAGTACTGCACGTCGTCGAGCCGGCCGGTGCCGAGCAGCGAGTCGTCGAACGTGGAGAAGTCGATGTAGTCCTTCACCTTCGCCAGGTCCATCACGTGCCCGCTCTCGGCGTACTGACGCAGGTAGCTGTCCGAGAACTGGAACACGTCGGGAAGGCCGCCGCCGGCCGCCTCGGTCGCGCGCTTCTCCCAGTAGCTGGGGAAGTCGCTGAAGGTGACCTTGATCGTGATGTTCGGGTGCTTCTCGTTGAACGCCTCGATCAGCTGGTTGTAGCGATCAGCGCGGTCGTCGTTGCCCCAGAACGCGAAGTCCAGCGACACCTCCGCCTCGGGATCGTACGTGGCGGCCGGCTCCGCCGCGGCGCATCCGGCCAGCATCAGTGCACCGGCGGCGGCCGCCGATGCGACGACGATCAGACGTCGATTCAGGGATTTTCTCATTCTCGGGACCTCTTCCATAGAACTCTCGAACGGGTGTGACGACAGCAGAAGTTTCAGCGCCGACGGCGCACCGGGACGGCGACGACCGCCAGTGCGGCGCATCCGATCGCCGGGATGAACAGGGGGATCAGCGCCCAGGTCACCACGCCGACGAAGACGGCGGTGGCCGCGATGTAGAGCGCGCCGACGGCATCCGCTCGCACGATCCCGGGAACCTCACGAACCGCCGCCCGCCATCCGGCCTGCGGCGACCAGGCACCGGCTGCGACCAGTACCGCGACCGCCAGGATCACGAGGCCCGCCCAGCCGACGACCCCCACGATCTCGCCGCCGGGCAGTACGCCGGAGCGGGCCAGCACGACGTCCACGGTGAGCACAGCGGCGATCAGCACGGCCGGCACGCCGACGACCAGAGACGGCAGGATGCCGGTTCGCACATCCGCCCAGAACAGCGCTGCCCGGGAGTCCTCAGCCGCGGCGAACCGACGCAGCTGACGGATGCCCGCGGCCAGCGCGATCGGCAGGGTGACCACCGCCAGCGAGACGAGTGCGATCAGCAGGCCGACCGTGAGCACCTCGCCGAACAGACCGAACTTCGCCTTCGCCCCGGGATGCGGCCCGGCGACGAAGTCCTCGCCGACAGGACCGGCACCGGAGCGCGCCTCGCGCACTGCGGCCCGGTTCCCACGACGACGAGTCGGCGACATGCTCAGCCCTTCAGACCCTGC
Above is a genomic segment from Microbacterium sp. W4I4 containing:
- a CDS encoding AlpA family transcriptional regulator, producing MANPQLTDTELTPAAALTPLFYSEEEAALLLGIHRTTLRHLAVDGKAPVPPVHITEHKRIYRRIDVERLAGVAT
- a CDS encoding LacI family DNA-binding transcriptional regulator; its protein translation is MAVGVKDVAAAAGVSVGTVSNVLNRPERVSVQTVARVQNAIRELGFVRNDAARQLRAGRSRSIGLVVPDIGNPFFAEVARGAEDRAAEAGMTVLLGNSDENVHRQDAHLALFQEQRVNGVLLTPASDDLASVQRFAAGGMPVVLVDWEVDAEAFPSVSVDDVEGGRLAVQHLLDGGRRRIAFVCGPRSVQQVADRLRGAEAAVAAPSGATLEIIEQSSMTVLQGRAAGELLAARAVGDRPDAVFAANDLLAVGLLQAFSFGSGIRVPEDIAMVGYDDIDFASATVVPLSSVRQPARLLGWTGVDLLLKELDGVDHERRVRFQPELVARDSSGG
- a CDS encoding ABC transporter substrate-binding protein; protein product: MRKSLNRRLIVVASAAAAGALMLAGCAAAEPAATYDPEAEVSLDFAFWGNDDRADRYNQLIEAFNEKHPNITIKVTFSDFPSYWEKRATEAAGGGLPDVFQFSDSYLRQYAESGHVMDLAKVKDYIDFSTFDDSLLGTGRLDDVQYSLPTGYSMWANFVNEDLLAEYGIQAPEAGSSPEDFNTWMADFTEASDGKVFGGTDYTQRIQGFELVLRAEGENLYTADGKLGFTKDELKDYWSSGAELRDGVTVPQQRLEEISPKSGLGGQLTASEMSWSNFLGGYLADSGAKAMSIVAPPTAVEGSKDLYQQGGLQIALAPNTKHPEAAATFLDFIVNSEDAGRIFGTTLGFPASSSKLAGTTLEGIDKQVADYIASVADRVGEAPPVPVVGYGSLEQKFWDLGREIGLGTVSVDDAVNQFFDEADVILQ